A stretch of the Gossypium hirsutum isolate 1008001.06 chromosome D07, Gossypium_hirsutum_v2.1, whole genome shotgun sequence genome encodes the following:
- the LOC121219429 gene encoding zinc finger A20 and AN1 domain-containing stress-associated protein 3: MAEEHRCKAPPQCTNNCGFFGNPATQNLCSQCYRHLQHLKEQGSSSAAKQAFNQALLPSFSSSSSSFSVSLAVKHEPLAETKEEVVQAEVQVHVQVRPNRCMTCKKRVGLTGFKCRCGMVFCGTHRYPENHGCSFDFKGMGKQQIAKSNPVVKGEKLQKI, from the coding sequence ATGGCAGAAGAACATAGATGTAAAGCACCGCCACAATGTACAAACAATTGTGGATTCTTCGGAAACCCAGCAACCCAAAATCTTTGTTCTCAATGTTACCGCCATCTCCAGCACCTTAAAGAACAAGGATCTTCCTCTGCTGCCAAACAAGCTTTTAATCAAGCCCTcctcccttccttttcttcttcatcatcGTCGTTTTCGGTTTCCTTGGCGGTGAAGCATGAACCGTTGGCGGAAACCAAGGAAGAGGTGGTCCAAGCGGAGGTTCAGGTCCACGTTCAAGTTCGACCTAACAGATGCATGACTTGCAAGAAGCGCGTGGGGCTGACGGGGTTCAAGTGCAGGTGTGGGATGGTGTTTTGTGGCACCCATAGGTACCCTGAAAATCATGGTTGTAGTTTCGATTTCAAAGGGATGGGAAAACAACAGATTGCCAAATCGAATCCGGTTGTCAAAGGCGAGAAGCTTCAGAAAATCTAA